The following are from one region of the Patescibacteria group bacterium genome:
- a CDS encoding transposase: MLATDNIIRRNLACYLGRGENEPEITEFLIILRDDLSLDPAFIIVDYKPAWELALKKIFPNAIIIRCGFHTVQLVNRGILKELNQISRIRFKDVIKEIKKLYQAIKQHIWQGDAIDFKFKNTIVSQFQYFYKLVTELFKTDQLNRFETCLDTILEKLVQHGTNFSKQLREDLMNRLPKNGLTEKNLKYYRQKVKGALSLVMRQFRRKLECTNRDFNKVKSLLLKRPENLSNHESRFLAKYLKKYPEFCKYRKLSMRISNIYHDPPEKLTRFIIEDIELWEGAHSELKHAIKTLKKNVDKIFNFLPLYSAKKYKKYSKISRVTPEPQVRKIKDLYRVKFGFRTIETTQLLLENQLNCPVFVSSL, translated from the coding sequence TTGCTTGCGACTGACAACATTATCCGACGGAACCTTGCTTGCTATCTGGGACGAGGCGAAAACGAACCCGAAATCACCGAATTTTTAATCATTTTACGTGATGATTTATCACTGGACCCCGCGTTTATCATCGTAGATTACAAGCCAGCTTGGGAATTAGCCCTTAAAAAAATATTTCCGAATGCAATCATCATCAGGTGTGGATTTCATACGGTACAACTCGTTAATCGAGGGATTCTTAAGGAATTAAATCAGATTTCGAGAATAAGATTCAAAGACGTGATAAAAGAAATTAAGAAACTTTATCAAGCTATAAAACAGCATATATGGCAAGGGGATGCAATTGATTTCAAGTTCAAAAACACAATAGTATCTCAGTTCCAGTATTTTTATAAGTTAGTCACGGAATTATTTAAGACGGATCAATTGAACAGGTTTGAAACCTGCCTAGATACCATTCTTGAAAAGTTGGTCCAACATGGCACGAATTTTTCAAAACAATTACGCGAAGATTTAATGAATAGACTGCCTAAAAATGGTTTAACAGAAAAGAATCTGAAATATTATCGCCAAAAAGTGAAAGGCGCACTCTCGTTGGTCATGCGCCAATTTAGACGGAAATTAGAGTGTACAAACCGAGATTTCAACAAGGTGAAATCTTTACTTTTAAAGCGCCCTGAGAATTTATCCAACCATGAATCTAGATTCTTAGCGAAGTACTTGAAGAAATATCCTGAATTCTGTAAGTATAGAAAATTATCCATGCGCATATCTAATATTTACCATGATCCCCCCGAAAAATTGACCCGCTTCATAATTGAAGATATTGAATTATGGGAGGGGGCGCATTCGGAATTAAAACATGCGATAAAAACCTTGAAAAAGAATGTAGATAAGATTTTCAATTTTCTGCCTCTCTATTCCGCGAAGAAATATAAAAAATATTCAAAAATTTCGCGGGTCACACCTGAGCCTCAAGTGAGGAAGATTAAGGATCTATATAGAGTGAAATTTGGATTTAGAACCATAGAAACAACGCAGTTATTATTGGAAAATCAACTAAACTGTCCTGTTTTTGTGAGTTCCCTCTAG